One genomic window of Solanum stenotomum isolate F172 chromosome 9, ASM1918654v1, whole genome shotgun sequence includes the following:
- the LOC125876229 gene encoding protein FAR-RED ELONGATED HYPOCOTYL 3, translating into MDIDLRLPSQDHDKEEEEEEQNGIINMLDNEEKIHSDDGMHGMLVIEEKMHAEDGGDMNTPIGTMIEFKEDVNLEPLAGMEFESHGEAYAFYQEYARSMGFNTAIQNSRRSKTSREFIDAKFACSRYGTKREYEKSANRPRSRQGNKQDPENATGRRACAKTDCKASMHVKRRPDGKWIIHRFEKEHNHELLPAQAVSEQTRRMYAAMARQFAEYKNVVGLKSDTKVLFDKGRNSAMEGGDISVLLEFFIQMQNLNSNFFYAVDVGEDQRVKNLFWVDAKARHDYANFSDVVSFDTTYVRNKYKMPLALFVGVNQHFQFMPLGCALVSDESASTFSWVMRTWLKAMGGQAPKTVITDHDLVLKSAISEALPLSLHYFCLWHILGKVSETLNHVIKQNEKFMPKFEKCINRSWTDEEFEKRWRKLVDKFDLREVELIHSLYEDRMKWAPTFIRDVVLAGMSTVQRSESVNSFFDKYVHKKTTVQEFVKQYESILQDRYEEEAKADSDTWNKQPALRSPSPFEKHLAGLYTHAVFKKFQSEVVGATACGPKREKQDEIVLTYRVQDFEKAQEFIVTLDEMKSEISCMCHLFEFKGYLCRHALIVLQICAVSSIPPQYILKRWTKDAKSKYSMTDGSEDVQSRFQRYNELCHRAMKLSEEGSLSQESYSFALRALDDAFGSCVTFNNSNKNMLEAGTSSASGLLCIEDDNQSRSMSKTNKKKNNFTKKRKVNSEPDVIAVGAADGLQQMDKLNSRPVTLDGYFGPQQSVQGMVQLNLMAPTRDNYYANQQTIQGLGQLNSIAPTHDGYYGAQPTMHGLGQMDFFRTPSFSYGIRDEPNVRSSQLHDEASRHP; encoded by the exons ATGGATATCGATCTTCGTCTGCCTTCTCAAGACCAtgataaggaagaagaagaagaggagcaAAATGGAATTATAAATATGCTtgacaatgaagaaaaaatacatAGTGATGACGGAATGCATGGGATGTTGGTTATTGAAGAGAAGATGCATGCAGAAGATGGAGGGGATATGAACACTCCCATAGGAACTATGATAGAGTTTAAGGAGGATGTGAACCTTGAACCGCTGGCTGGCATGGAATTTGAGTCACATGGTGAGGCTTATGCCTTTTATCAAGAGTATGCTCGGTCGATGGGATTCAATACAGCCATACAAAACAGCCGTCGCTCAAAGACATCAAGGGAATTCATTGATGCAAAATTTGCATGTTCTAGATATGGAACTAAGCGGGAATATGAGAAGTCTGCAAATCGGCCACGTAGTAGGCAAGGAAACAAGCAGGATCCAGAAAATGCTACTGGTCGGCGAGCATGTGCAAAGACAGATTGCAAAGCAAGTATGCATGTGAAAAGAAGGCCCGATGGGAAATGGATAATTCATAGATTCGAGAAAGAACATAATCATGAACTTCTACCTGCCCAAGCTGTCAGTGAACAAACAAGAAGGATGTATGCTGCAATGGCAAGACAATTTGCTGAATACAAAAATGTTGTTGGTCTGAAAAGTGACACAAAAGTTCTATTTGACAAAGGTCGAAATTCAGCAATGGAAGGGGGAGACATAAGTGTTCTATTAGAGTTCTTCATTCAGATGCAAAATCTTAATTCCAACTTCTTTTATGCTGTTGATGTGGGTGAAGATCAACGTGTAAAGAACTTGTTCTGGGTTGATGCCAAAGCCAGGCATGACTATGCAAATTTCAGCGATGTTGTCTCTTTTGATACTACCTATGTCAGAAACAAATATAAAATGCCCCTGGCTCTTTTTGTTGGGGTCAATCAGCATTTTCAGTTTATGCCACTTGGATGTGCTTTGGTCTCTGATGAGAGTGCATCAACATTTTCTTGGGTAATGCGGACATGGTTGAAGGCAATGGGCGGTCAAGCTCCCAAGACAGTGATCACCGATCATGACCTGGTATTGAAGTCAGCCATTTCAGAGGCTTTGCCATTATCACTCCATTATTTCTGTTTGTGGCATATCCTGGGAAAGGTGTCTGAAACACTGAATCATGTCATTAAACAGAATGAAAAGTTTATGCCTAAGTTCGAGAAATGTATTAACAGGTCATGGACAGATGAGGAGTTTGAAAAGAGGTGGAGAAAACTAGTTGATAAATTTGATCTCAGAGAAGTTGAATTGATTCATTCACTGTATGAAGATCGGATGAAATGGGCCCCTACATTTATAAGGGATGTAGTTTTAGCGGGAATGTCAACGGTTCAACGATCAGAGAGTGTGAACTCTTTCTTTGACAAATATGTACATAAGAAAACCACCGTCCAGGAGTTTGTAAAGCAATATGAATCAATATTACAAGATAGGTACGAGGAGGAGGCAAAGGCAGATTCTGATACATGGAACAAACAACCTGCTTTGAGATCCCCATCACCATTTGAGAAGCACTTGGCTGGGCTTTATACACATGCTGTATTTAAGAAATTCCAGTCTGAGGTTGTGGGTGCAACTGCTTGTGGTCCTAAAAGAGAGAAGCAAGATGAGATAGTCTTAACATATAGAGTTCAAGATTTTGAGAAGGCTCAAGAGTTCATTGTTACATTGGATGAAATGAAGTCAGAAATATCTTGTATGTGTCATTTGTTTGAATTTAAAGGCTACCTTTGTAGACATGCATTGATAGTTCTCCAAATATGTGCTGTTTCCTCTATCCCACCACAATATATTTTGAAGCGATGGACAAAAGATGCGAAGAGCAAGTACTCTATGACGGATGGATCTGAAGATGTGCAGTCAAGGTTCCAGAGATATAATGAGCTATGTCATCGGGCTATGAAATTGAGTGAAGAAGGGTCGTTATCTCAAGAGAGCTATAGTTTTGCTCTTCGTGCACTTGATGACGCGTTTGGGAGTTGTGTAACTTTTAATAACTCAAACAAGAACATGTTAGAAGCTGGCACATCATCAGCCTCTGGTCTTCTCTGTATTGAAGATGATAACCAAAGTAGGAGTATGAGCAAGacaaacaagaagaaaaacaacTTCACTAAGAAACGGAAG GTGAACTCGGAGCCAGATGTAATTGCTGTTGGGGCAGCAGACGGCTTGCAACAAATG GACAAATTGAACTCCAGGCCTGTGACTCTTGATGGTTATTTTGGCCCGCAACAAAGTGTTCAAGGAATG GTACAGTTAAACTTGATGGCACCAACTCGTGATAACTACTATGCAAACCAACAGACTATTCAGGGCCTT GGACAGTTGAACTCTATAGCTCCTACACATGATGGCTATTATGGTGCTCAGCCGACAATGCATGGACTG GGCCAAATGGACTTTTTCCGCACTCCAAGTTTCTCATATGGCATTCGG